A stretch of DNA from Nitrospira sp. KM1:
ATCTCGTGGCCGGCTTAACGGCGCGGGCTGGAAACGCGGCCTTCGGCCAAGACATGGTTTAGAGCATCACTCAGCTCTTGCAGTCGCACTTCCATTGTGCGATAGGCCGTGCCAGCCGTCGCCAGATCACCGCTGCGACCGAGTTCCTCCAGCTGCTTTGCGCACTCGGAAACAGAATGAGCACAGAACTGGAGTACGGATCCTTTGAGACGGTGTGCAGCCGTCGCCAAACTTTGAGCATCGCTACGGTCCAAGGCCGCCCGTGCTGCGGCTAGCTCCTTAGGGCTCTCTTCAAGGAAGAGTACGGCCAATTCGACGAAGAGAGCTTGATCCCCATCGAGGCTCGCCAGTACCTGTTCGAAATCGAATACCGCGCGTGCATCCACCGAAGCGCCTCGTCTTCAGGCAAGCCGTTGTAAGCCGACCATCGCCGCGTCATCACGAAAGTGCTCGGCCTGTTGCCATGCGCGAGACGCGAGTAGACATCGGTCGATCGTTTCGATCAACGACTGGTCGGCCTGTTGCTCAATCACTTGTTGAAGTCTTTCTCTTCCCCATAACTCTTTGTCTGGAGACATCGTTTCATAAATGCCGTCACTCAGCAGGTATAGACGGTCACGAGGATGTATGCCGCTGGTCATGGCACGGTAGGTCGCGTCGTGAGTGAACCCCAATGGGAGATTCGTCTGACTCAGCCAGATGCATGACTGATCCGGCCGGCACAAGGCCGCGCCTCCGTGCCCTGCCGAAACAGACGTCAGCGTCCACGTAGGCAGGTGGATCGTTCCCACCCAGAGCGTGAAATAGTCTCCCTCTTCTGTCATGGGAAATCGCCGGTTGGCTTCCGTCACGATGGCTTCCGGATCGTACGATCCGACTACGTGGATCAGATTGTCGGGGTGCAGGAAGCCCACCATTGCCGCGGCCCGCAATGCGGCCGACACACCATGTCCCGACGCATCAAGCATGAATAGCCCGAGATGCTCAGGCCCCCAGGGCCGCACCCCGAAGAGATCCCCGCCCAGTGTTAAAGAGGGCAAATATCGCCATGTCATGGCCATTCCGGGAACCGGTCGCCCCGGCGGGGGCAATAAGGATTCAATGAATCGCGCGGAGGACAGCAAATCTTCTTCCAGTACCGCTTGCTTCGCCACAAGGTCATGGTTGGACCGTTTTAAATCATCACGGGTCCGCTCTAGTTGTGTCACCAGGGCATGAGCCCGTAGTCCGGCCTGCACCCGTGCCCCGATTTCCTGGAGACTGGCAGATTTACTCAAGAAGTCATCGGCTCCTCTGGCAAGTCCTTCGGCAATCTGCTCTGGCTGATCGTGCGCGGTCATCATAATGATCTGACTGGTCGCCATGGCTGCATCGCGGCGCAACGTTTCGCATAGCGTCGGTCCGTCCATCCCGGGCATCATCCAATCGACGATGATAAGATCCGGCCGAGACTGGTGCACCAATTCGAGCCCCTCGGCTCCATCCTTCGCTTCGATCACCTGATATCCCATATTTTTCAAGCGGCCGGCGAGGCTTCGTCTGGCCACTGGTTCGTCGTCGATCACCAACACCGAGGCGGTCCTGGGCACCGATGTCGGGTCTAGCTGGCTAGGATTGTCGTATGGCATGTGGAGGGCTTCCGGTTATGCCGCCGCGTCACTTTTCGAAGTCAACGCGTCGGATTCGCTGTTGTGGATGGGAATTAATTTCGAGATATTGGCCAGCGCAAGAATTTCTCGCACGTAACTTTGAGGATTGACCAAGCTCAACCGGACCTGGCTCAGTTTCAGGTTCTGTGAGAGCAGCGCCAACAATCCGAGCCCTGAACTGTCGAGGAACTGAACCTGCTCCATGTCGAAAATGATATG
This window harbors:
- a CDS encoding Hpt domain-containing protein; this translates as MDARAVFDFEQVLASLDGDQALFVELAVLFLEESPKELAAARAALDRSDAQSLATAAHRLKGSVLQFCAHSVSECAKQLEELGRSGDLATAGTAYRTMEVRLQELSDALNHVLAEGRVSSPRR
- a CDS encoding PP2C family protein-serine/threonine phosphatase, giving the protein MPYDNPSQLDPTSVPRTASVLVIDDEPVARRSLAGRLKNMGYQVIEAKDGAEGLELVHQSRPDLIIVDWMMPGMDGPTLCETLRRDAAMATSQIIMMTAHDQPEQIAEGLARGADDFLSKSASLQEIGARVQAGLRAHALVTQLERTRDDLKRSNHDLVAKQAVLEEDLLSSARFIESLLPPPGRPVPGMAMTWRYLPSLTLGGDLFGVRPWGPEHLGLFMLDASGHGVSAALRAAAMVGFLHPDNLIHVVGSYDPEAIVTEANRRFPMTEEGDYFTLWVGTIHLPTWTLTSVSAGHGGAALCRPDQSCIWLSQTNLPLGFTHDATYRAMTSGIHPRDRLYLLSDGIYETMSPDKELWGRERLQQVIEQQADQSLIETIDRCLLASRAWQQAEHFRDDAAMVGLQRLA
- a CDS encoding STAS domain-containing protein, producing MEIRQRESKQAVVLELQGDLTYDNRTAFKDAVEQVKKTGCRHIIFDMEQVQFLDSSGLGLLALLSQNLKLSQVRLSLVNPQSYVREILALANISKLIPIHNSESDALTSKSDAAA